A section of the Triticum dicoccoides isolate Atlit2015 ecotype Zavitan chromosome 7A, WEW_v2.0, whole genome shotgun sequence genome encodes:
- the LOC119334002 gene encoding uncharacterized protein LOC119334002, which yields MDAWRGPGADNTHQAIFDAYGAYLHGSQGTHISQQQQWLSSASLNQIPYHAYPWMQHLVYVAADDNTMHGNDQNNVSFHTNLRGDTSKGKSTQMSPPLQHPVDTMVHDAPISYMQLLLAAEQEGARYGSSQSQEDHLVRTENDMYMITGRYGRSSEDTARPDARSADQCLSQLDTQHEEEVEPFVDNHFTESLNDLNWDRDMEMDGGNKNCLIDSTDNPSDSDSEDDLPPTLLQRSSDMTAVTAGQQENSGAADEVEQLT from the exons ATGGATGCATGGAGAGGTCCAGGAGCAGACAACACTCACCAGG CTATATTTGATGCATATGGAGCTTATCTTCATGGTTCTCAG GGCACCCATATAAGCCAGCAACAACAATGGTTAAGTTCTGCTTCTCTGAATCAAATACCATATCATGCATACCCCTGGATGCAACACCTAGTGTATGTTGCTGCTGATGACAATACAATGCATGGGAATGATCAAAACAAT GTGAGCTTTCATACAAACCTGAGGGGAGACACTTCAAAGGGCAAGTCCACTCAAATGTCTCCACCACTCCAACACCCT GTAGATACCATGGTGCATGATGCTCCCATATCATACATGCAGCTGCTCCTTGCTGCTGAACAAGAG GGGGCTAGatacggatcctcacaatcgcaagaaGATCACCTAGTCCGTACTGAG AATGATATGTACATGATAACTGGGCGATATGGGAGATCATCCGAAGATACAGCCCGGCCTGATGCTCGTTCTGCAGATCAGTGTTTGTCTCAACTTGATACACAACATGAAGAAGAGGTGGAACCTTTTGTTGACAACCATTTTACAGAAAGCTTGAATGATTTGAACTGGGACAGAGATATGGAGATGGATGGAGGAAACAAAAACTGCTTGATAGATTCAACTGATAATCCTTCTGACAGTGATTCTGAGGATGATCTTCCTCCAACGTTGTTGCAAAGAAGCTCTGATATGACTGCTGTAACTGCTGGACAACAAGAAAATAGTGGTGCAGCTGATGAAGTTGAACAATTGACATAG